In the genome of Clostridia bacterium, one region contains:
- a CDS encoding helix-hairpin-helix domain-containing protein has protein sequence MNIFSKKEQIIIIILTIIIIILFASKVFKEPDIGLERERVSLDNDLENDTEYSDDQYEQWVEHQTKEQSPEDQLIKVYITGAVENPGVVELKLGDRIEDAVKKAGGLKESADRHYINLAKKVKDEDKIYVPEVGEYPKEEYFQENDENNTDSGININTADKGQLETLPGIGPVKAEAIIKYREENGPFKDIKEITNVTNIGERTFENIKDYICVD, from the coding sequence ATGAATATTTTTTCAAAAAAAGAACAGATAATTATAATAATATTAACAATTATAATAATCATTTTGTTTGCATCTAAAGTTTTTAAAGAGCCGGATATCGGCCTTGAGCGAGAAAGGGTTTCTTTAGATAATGATTTAGAGAATGATACAGAGTATTCGGATGACCAGTATGAACAATGGGTTGAACACCAAACAAAAGAACAAAGTCCAGAGGACCAATTGATAAAGGTATACATAACTGGAGCTGTAGAAAATCCAGGAGTTGTAGAACTCAAGCTGGGGGATAGGATTGAGGATGCAGTAAAAAAGGCAGGCGGACTCAAAGAAAGTGCGGATAGGCATTATATAAACCTTGCAAAAAAGGTTAAGGATGAAGACAAAATCTATGTGCCGGAAGTAGGGGAATACCCTAAAGAAGAATATTTTCAGGAAAATGATGAGAATAATACTGATAGCGGCATAAATATAAACACTGCAGATAAAGGTCAACTGGAAACGTTGCCAGGCATAGGACCGGTTAAAGCGGAAGCTATAATAAAATATCGTGAAGAAAATGGTCCATTTAAGGACATAAAAGAGATTACTAATGTAACCAATATAGGAGAAAGAACATTTGAAAATATAAAAGATTATATATGTGTTGATTGA
- a CDS encoding response regulator transcription factor, which translates to MSVKILIVDDEPMLVKGLKFSLEQDGYKTDVAYDGEEAVEKILNNEYNLIILDVMLPKMNGLEVCQKVREKVSIPIIMLTAKGDDMDKILGLEYGADDYLTKPFNILELKARIKAILRRFNSLTKKDENQIIEVENMKINISNRSLTIDGKEINLTAKEFDLLKLFASNPGKVFSREKLLEIIWQYDYLGDLRTVDVHIRRLREKIEKNPSQPEYIFTKWGVGYYFADKK; encoded by the coding sequence ATGAGCGTTAAAATATTGATAGTAGATGATGAACCGATGCTAGTAAAGGGTCTAAAGTTCAGCCTGGAACAAGATGGTTATAAAACTGATGTGGCATATGACGGGGAAGAAGCTGTGGAGAAAATACTTAACAATGAGTATAATTTGATTATACTGGATGTGATGTTGCCTAAAATGAACGGATTGGAGGTATGTCAAAAGGTTAGAGAAAAAGTGAGTATCCCTATAATAATGCTCACTGCAAAAGGTGATGATATGGATAAAATACTAGGACTTGAATATGGGGCAGATGATTATCTTACAAAGCCATTTAACATACTTGAACTTAAGGCACGTATAAAAGCTATTTTGAGAAGGTTTAATTCTCTAACTAAAAAGGATGAAAACCAAATAATCGAAGTAGAGAACATGAAAATTAATATTTCCAATAGAAGTTTGACTATTGATGGAAAGGAAATTAATCTGACTGCAAAAGAGTTTGATCTGTTAAAATTATTTGCATCTAATCCAGGTAAAGTATTTAGCAGAGAAAAATTATTGGAGATAATATGGCAATATGATTATTTAGGTGATTTAAGAACAGTAGATGTCCATATAAGAAGGTTGAGAGAAAAGATAGAAAAGAATCCAAGTCAACCTGAGTATATTTTCACTAAGTGGGGAGTGGGGTATTATTTTGCAGATAAGAAGTAG
- a CDS encoding ATP-binding protein: MQIRSRVTSSLRFKIVMSYFLIIIISFYVINYVTNFVLEKDFIDDTKNELKKNSNMISVVVSEYLYNDEIAYINNLVKDFSGEIDGRILILDNRGVVISDAFNQIELANRKLEHEEILYALNGANTAQKHYIPVIKNGENSHQWVMYSAAPIYYRSEIIGVTFLSTSIQQFYDSLGMIKWRLNIYSLVISILVAVFSLYISGYITDPLNKITEVIRNMGQGHLNQRVEIKGNNELAELGNAFNSMSERLENLDKAREEFVANASHELKTPLSSMKVLVESLIHQPGGDIEIFKEFLKDVNSEIDRLTAIINDLLVLVQIDKKDMELKKTQVNIEDVLSYTIKRLQPIARKKNIEISFLSDYKGTIDVDKLKIQQVSLNLVDNAIKYTPDDGEVNIRLTSDNDYVIFMISDTGIGIPEEDKKLIFERFYRVDKARARGTGGTGLGLSIVSRIVRLHQGEIFVESEPGKGTTFTVKLPKNGQV; this comes from the coding sequence TTGCAGATAAGAAGTAGGGTTACATCAAGTCTTAGATTCAAGATTGTAATGTCATATTTTTTGATAATAATAATATCATTTTATGTTATAAACTATGTAACTAATTTTGTATTAGAGAAGGATTTTATAGATGATACAAAAAATGAATTAAAAAAAAATTCTAATATGATATCAGTTGTGGTGTCTGAGTACCTTTATAATGATGAGATTGCTTATATAAATAATTTGGTAAAGGATTTTTCTGGTGAAATAGATGGCAGGATTTTGATTCTTGACAACAGGGGAGTTGTCATATCCGATGCTTTTAACCAAATAGAATTAGCTAACAGGAAATTAGAGCATGAAGAGATACTATATGCATTGAATGGAGCTAATACTGCTCAAAAGCATTATATCCCTGTAATTAAAAATGGAGAAAACTCTCATCAATGGGTGATGTATTCTGCTGCGCCGATATATTATAGATCGGAGATAATAGGGGTTACTTTTTTGTCCACCTCAATACAGCAGTTTTATGACTCATTAGGCATGATAAAGTGGCGGTTAAATATATATTCTTTAGTGATAAGTATTCTAGTGGCAGTCTTCAGCCTTTATATTTCAGGTTATATTACAGATCCTCTAAATAAAATAACAGAAGTTATAAGAAATATGGGACAGGGTCATCTCAATCAGAGAGTTGAGATTAAGGGGAATAATGAATTAGCTGAACTGGGAAATGCGTTCAATAGCATGAGTGAAAGGTTAGAAAATTTAGATAAGGCAAGAGAAGAATTCGTTGCAAATGCCTCCCATGAATTAAAGACACCTTTAAGTTCTATGAAGGTATTGGTTGAATCCCTAATACATCAGCCTGGCGGAGACATAGAAATTTTTAAAGAGTTTTTAAAAGATGTTAATTCTGAGATAGATAGGTTAACTGCAATAATCAATGACCTATTAGTACTTGTACAGATAGATAAGAAAGATATGGAACTAAAGAAGACACAGGTAAATATTGAAGATGTTTTATCTTATACTATAAAGAGATTACAACCGATAGCTCGGAAAAAAAATATTGAAATCAGCTTTCTCAGTGACTATAAAGGCACCATTGATGTAGATAAATTGAAAATTCAGCAGGTTTCTTTAAATCTAGTTGATAATGCTATAAAATATACTCCAGATGACGGGGAAGTAAATATAAGGTTGACATCTGATAATGATTATGTGATTTTTATGATATCTGATACCGGGATTGGTATTCCGGAAGAAGATAAAAAGTTAATATTTGAAAGATTTTATCGGGTAGATAAAGCTAGAGCCCGGGGAACAGGTGGCACAGGATTAGGTTTATCGATAGTTAGTAGAATAGTAAGGCTTCATCAAGGAGAAATTTTTGTGGAAAGTGAACCGGGTAAAGGGACAACATTTACTGTTAAATTACCAAAAAATGGCCAAGTATAA
- a CDS encoding GerMN domain-containing protein, whose amino-acid sequence MKKIIVFVLVIILMITYGCTPKHKKDLQADDENDHSNNIPISPELSEDEIEVTLYFADDSFNYLVPEQRVIKKDDDVLEQIVGQLLKGPYQPEKKKLFDEEVKVLSTAEIDGVAFVDFNQTFMDMLTGKLAQEGQEEKVDKEELKRKNELAIYSIVNSLTETEGVERVNFLVNGDVIKSDITDFNLENKLSRDKDYILNPQKLVEEYFKEIAAKNWEQAYKYVYTNIDENDIITYEQFVVNANKKDAVLVKYEVNDYEILNTGDKALVSVDYEIKFNDDTDIHREEQLISVVKVDDIWKVKWLFPPENW is encoded by the coding sequence ATGAAAAAAATTATTGTTTTTGTTTTGGTAATTATACTCATGATTACTTATGGCTGTACACCAAAACACAAAAAAGACCTACAAGCAGATGATGAAAATGATCACAGCAACAATATACCCATCAGTCCTGAACTATCCGAAGATGAGATAGAGGTTACATTGTATTTTGCTGATGATTCTTTTAATTATTTGGTTCCTGAACAAAGGGTTATAAAAAAAGATGATGATGTACTGGAGCAGATTGTTGGGCAATTGTTGAAAGGACCATATCAACCTGAAAAGAAAAAATTGTTTGATGAAGAGGTAAAAGTACTGTCTACAGCTGAAATAGACGGAGTTGCTTTTGTTGATTTTAATCAAACTTTCATGGATATGCTTACCGGGAAGCTGGCACAAGAAGGACAGGAAGAAAAAGTAGATAAAGAAGAATTAAAAAGAAAAAATGAATTAGCTATTTACTCAATAGTAAATTCTCTAACTGAAACAGAAGGGGTAGAAAGAGTAAATTTCTTGGTCAATGGTGATGTCATAAAAAGCGATATAACTGATTTTAATTTAGAGAATAAGCTGTCTAGAGACAAAGATTATATATTAAATCCCCAAAAACTTGTAGAAGAATATTTCAAGGAAATTGCAGCTAAAAACTGGGAGCAAGCATATAAATATGTCTATACAAATATTGATGAGAATGATATCATTACCTATGAGCAATTTGTAGTAAATGCTAATAAAAAGGATGCAGTTCTTGTAAAGTATGAAGTTAATGATTATGAGATTTTGAATACTGGGGACAAGGCTTTGGTATCGGTTGACTATGAAATAAAATTCAACGATGATACCGATATTCATAGGGAAGAACAATTGATTTCTGTAGTAAAAGTTGATGATATATGGAAGGTTAAGTGGCTTTTTCCTCCTGAAAACTGGTAA
- a CDS encoding GerMN domain-containing protein, protein MKRIIIFLIIVYFITTCVIGCAPNLTKDKKADQEYDSSSVTDESGGNEETEASLVLYFPDKQNSKMITEVRNVKLVNNDDIYQAAVDELLKGPYDKEKFNNVFNSKIKLLNVKKYEDIVEVNLSKEFAKTADDNNNIEIIRTISIVNTLAELQNVKYVKILIEGEELKDLNDEPYGFLEKFDTDIEKVLKQEKANAKISKEEKVCFKKIILYFKDKYSEFVIPEIREIEIIDNSLEKAVINELIKGPQKQGLVRTIPEGTQLLDFNISKGTAVVTFSEEMSSNFNGGSANEEAVISSIANTLTELPHIKNVKINIKHKKKGNYGINTIGGHFLLDKPIERIESRIGKRINLYFAEQNAENLIPEYRAIEMGIKSVARRAIQELINGPKNEKLFPTIPEGTQLLSISIKDEICYVNFSNEIIDNHKGGSAGEAMTIYSIVNTLTQFDSIDKVQILVDDKARETLAGHIAIDQPIARNAKLIKEEEKR, encoded by the coding sequence ATGAAAAGGATAATTATATTTTTAATCATTGTTTATTTTATTACGACATGTGTAATTGGTTGTGCACCAAATTTAACTAAAGACAAAAAAGCAGATCAGGAATATGATAGTTCCTCTGTTACAGATGAATCAGGTGGTAATGAAGAGACTGAAGCGAGTCTTGTTTTATATTTTCCTGACAAACAGAATTCAAAGATGATTACAGAAGTAAGAAATGTGAAATTGGTAAATAATGATGATATATATCAAGCTGCTGTAGATGAGTTGTTAAAAGGACCATATGACAAAGAAAAGTTTAATAATGTTTTTAATAGTAAAATAAAATTGTTAAACGTAAAAAAATATGAAGACATAGTAGAAGTAAATCTTTCAAAAGAATTTGCCAAAACTGCTGATGATAATAACAATATTGAAATTATTCGAACTATATCTATAGTAAATACTTTGGCTGAACTACAGAATGTAAAGTATGTAAAAATACTTATAGAAGGAGAAGAATTGAAGGATTTAAACGATGAGCCGTATGGGTTCTTGGAAAAGTTTGATACAGACATTGAGAAAGTATTAAAACAAGAAAAAGCTAATGCTAAAATATCAAAAGAAGAAAAAGTTTGTTTTAAAAAGATTATATTGTATTTTAAAGATAAATACTCAGAATTTGTTATTCCTGAAATAAGGGAGATAGAAATAATAGATAACTCTCTTGAAAAAGCAGTGATAAATGAGCTTATCAAAGGGCCACAAAAACAAGGGCTTGTAAGGACTATACCCGAAGGGACACAATTATTAGATTTTAATATCTCAAAGGGTACTGCTGTAGTTACTTTTTCTGAAGAGATGAGCAGCAATTTCAATGGTGGCAGTGCGAATGAAGAAGCAGTAATAAGCTCAATAGCAAATACATTGACAGAGCTTCCACATATCAAAAATGTAAAAATAAATATAAAACATAAGAAAAAAGGTAACTATGGGATAAATACTATTGGAGGACATTTTTTACTGGATAAACCTATAGAAAGGATAGAATCAAGAATAGGCAAACGTATAAACTTATACTTTGCTGAACAAAATGCTGAAAACTTGATACCGGAATATAGAGCTATAGAAATGGGCATTAAGAGTGTTGCCAGAAGAGCTATTCAGGAATTGATAAATGGACCTAAAAATGAAAAGCTGTTCCCTACAATACCAGAAGGGACTCAATTGTTGTCAATATCTATAAAGGATGAAATATGCTATGTAAATTTTTCCAATGAAATAATCGATAATCACAAAGGCGGGTCTGCTGGAGAAGCAATGACAATATATTCTATAGTTAATACTCTTACACAATTTGATTCTATCGATAAAGTTCAAATATTGGTGGATGATAAGGCAAGAGAAACTTTAGCAGGTCATATAGCCATAGATCAGCCAATAGCTAGAAATGCAAAACTGATAAAAGAAGAGGAAAAGAGGTAA
- a CDS encoding MBL fold metallo-hydrolase, translated as MKVTVIGHYGPFPKQNGACSGYLVEYNNCKILLDCGSGVMSRVQNLCDIKQIDAIVLTHLHSDHISDILVLRYVLDILIQKGEIDKPIPLYAPSQPKTEYDMLNYKDVFQLHDIYPDLNVNIKGLKLSFEEMTHPYKCYAIKIQNSDSTLVYTGDTSYNKKIINFANRANLFICDAAFLDAPENGDIPHMTVRQASEIATQAKVEKLLLTHFWYQDDVLEHLRMARQSFENTEVAEEMKTYII; from the coding sequence TTGAAAGTAACAGTAATTGGCCATTATGGCCCCTTTCCCAAACAAAATGGAGCTTGTTCTGGTTACTTAGTGGAATACAATAACTGCAAAATACTGCTGGATTGTGGTAGTGGTGTAATGAGCAGAGTTCAAAATCTATGTGATATAAAACAGATAGATGCAATCGTTTTGACACATCTGCACAGCGATCACATATCCGACATATTGGTATTAAGGTATGTGCTAGATATATTGATACAAAAAGGTGAAATAGATAAACCTATACCTTTATATGCTCCTTCGCAGCCAAAAACTGAATATGATATGTTGAATTATAAAGATGTGTTTCAACTACATGATATTTATCCTGATCTAAATGTAAATATAAAAGGATTAAAGTTGTCTTTCGAAGAAATGACCCATCCTTATAAATGCTATGCAATAAAAATTCAAAACTCTGACTCCACGCTGGTGTATACCGGAGATACATCATATAATAAAAAGATAATAAATTTTGCTAACAGAGCAAATTTATTCATTTGCGATGCAGCATTTTTGGATGCTCCTGAAAATGGAGACATCCCCCACATGACTGTAAGGCAGGCATCCGAAATAGCTACTCAAGCAAAGGTAGAAAAGCTGCTATTGACTCATTTTTGGTATCAAGATGATGTGCTTGAGCACCTCAGAATGGCTAGGCAATCATTTGAAAATACTGAAGTCGCCGAAGAAATGAAAACATATATAATATAA
- a CDS encoding YibE/F family protein, which translates to MQKRLKILCALIIFIIIAPNIVKAFDDGQSETQYFRGKILQVHEVDFKEGVEGDTEQKSVDEWLEDDHLEDNNQHIDGFFTGKQLVKAKILNGRFKDKVVDIENMLSGNPGIDIKVEQNDEVLLLLELKDDEIANAHIADYMRIKYLKYILLLFVVVILLVGGLKGIKTLLTLGLTIAIIYKVLLPLMLSGYSPVLVTIITSIIITVIVMLTVGGINEKSIAAIVGTVIGVCIAGIIAYFIGNAARLTGFSMEEAQMLSFIPQNVDFDLEGLLFSGIIIGSLGAVMDVAMSISSSIYEIGSVNPDLDLAQLIRSGMNIGRDVMGTMSNTLILAYAGSAIPMMLLFMAYNNPFDRIINMDLIATEVVRALAGSIGLVMTIPITAVIAALLRTKGFK; encoded by the coding sequence ATGCAAAAAAGGTTAAAGATTCTTTGTGCATTAATCATTTTTATTATTATAGCTCCGAATATAGTGAAAGCTTTTGATGATGGACAATCTGAAACCCAATATTTTAGGGGTAAGATACTCCAGGTACATGAAGTTGATTTTAAAGAAGGAGTTGAAGGGGATACTGAACAAAAATCAGTGGATGAGTGGCTGGAGGATGATCATCTAGAGGATAATAATCAGCATATAGACGGTTTTTTTACTGGTAAGCAGCTAGTAAAGGCTAAAATATTAAACGGAAGATTTAAAGACAAGGTTGTTGATATAGAAAATATGTTATCAGGAAATCCAGGAATAGACATTAAAGTAGAACAAAACGATGAAGTATTGCTGTTACTTGAGTTGAAGGATGATGAAATAGCTAATGCCCATATAGCAGATTATATGAGGATAAAATATTTGAAGTATATTTTATTACTTTTTGTTGTTGTAATTTTGCTGGTTGGTGGATTAAAAGGGATAAAGACTCTTTTAACCTTAGGTCTAACTATAGCTATTATATATAAGGTGCTTTTGCCTCTCATGTTATCAGGGTACAGTCCTGTTCTAGTCACTATAATTACTTCTATAATTATCACAGTTATTGTAATGCTGACAGTAGGAGGTATAAATGAAAAATCTATTGCTGCAATAGTTGGTACTGTAATAGGAGTATGTATAGCCGGAATTATTGCTTATTTTATTGGTAATGCAGCACGATTAACTGGTTTTAGCATGGAGGAAGCCCAGATGCTTAGCTTTATTCCTCAAAATGTGGATTTTGACCTGGAGGGGCTGCTGTTTTCCGGTATAATAATTGGTTCGCTGGGTGCTGTAATGGATGTAGCTATGTCAATATCCTCTTCCATTTATGAGATTGGTTCTGTCAATCCCGACTTAGATTTAGCACAATTGATCAGATCAGGTATGAATATAGGAAGAGATGTAATGGGAACCATGTCTAATACTCTTATTCTTGCATATGCAGGAAGTGCGATACCTATGATGTTGCTTTTTATGGCATATAATAATCCCTTTGACAGGATAATAAATATGGATCTTATAGCTACTGAAGTAGTCAGGGCATTAGCAGGGAGTATTGGATTGGTTATGACAATACCCATTACAGCAGTAATTGCAGCATTGCTGAGAACGAAAGGTTTTAAATGA
- a CDS encoding DNA internalization-related competence protein ComEC/Rec2, producing the protein MRRPFLYICLFFMSGIILGSKIDINISILVSMLVVAITIFLILYFTYNKNYSILLSVIIILSGMTSYIYKENDKIDIIFQPDLAAVVYGNIVEQPNYQKEKTVLTLKPQYVKVNNRKQKINSNILLNIYSHYSDQHHLALNYGDKIAVQGKIYQPPGRRNPGCFDYKAYLKQKGIYYMMSSNWHQIEYLGKTDLNKFERFVFLFKNVLINAIDDYLKPSQSSMLKGMLFGDKSEMDKQTKEGFTDTGIAHVLAVSGLHVGFIAAGLIYILKVLKIKKWWAFFLTSFILVIYCLMCGATPSVIRATIMFCLVLMGKNINRNSDSLTNISIAALVILILNPFMLFNLGFQFSFLTTTSIVILYPTMKDKIRGDNISGKTIDLFLITLSAQLGIMPLLMFHFNKFSLISFISNIFLTPLIGVSVILGFIGGLASFISLYLSYYIFRIVNLLLVIIERAVYYLGRIPFSSIRAVSPPTMIIVIYYLLLLLVISVDQLKYISLELLKKITVVIITISLILPLGMLIDDGLLKVVFVDVGQGDCIHISKSGYNVLIDSGGNIYGDDFDTGQDIVLPYLLKNGVNSIDAVFISHAHDDHIKGLKALIENIKIKSVFIGTDVFRNDVFDDIMQIAKYKSIPIYKLESGDIIKIDEVVFHVLHPQKDIMENIGWDENNNSMVLKMEYDNMNFLFTGDIEEQAETYIADKYSRQLDVDILKVPHHGSSTSSTDDFLKWVNPDVAIIQVGRNNFGQPDPMVINRFARYNTEVYTTEQKGAVIVKSDGKEYFIDTVVK; encoded by the coding sequence TTGAGAAGACCTTTTTTGTATATATGTCTCTTTTTTATGAGTGGCATTATATTGGGAAGTAAAATTGATATTAACATTTCCATCCTTGTATCGATGCTGGTAGTAGCTATAACAATATTTTTAATTTTATATTTTACGTACAACAAAAATTATTCTATATTACTATCCGTAATAATAATCTTGTCAGGCATGACTTCATATATTTATAAAGAGAATGATAAAATTGATATCATATTTCAGCCTGATTTAGCGGCTGTGGTATATGGTAATATTGTGGAACAGCCTAATTACCAGAAGGAAAAGACAGTTTTGACATTAAAGCCTCAATATGTAAAAGTAAATAATCGGAAGCAAAAAATAAATAGCAATATTTTATTAAATATATATAGCCATTACAGCGATCAACATCATTTGGCTTTAAACTATGGAGATAAGATAGCAGTACAGGGGAAAATATATCAACCGCCTGGAAGGAGAAATCCCGGCTGTTTTGACTATAAAGCCTACTTAAAGCAAAAGGGTATTTATTATATGATGTCATCTAATTGGCATCAAATAGAATACCTAGGTAAAACAGATTTAAATAAATTTGAAAGATTTGTGTTTTTGTTTAAAAATGTATTGATTAATGCTATTGATGACTATTTAAAGCCATCTCAAAGTTCTATGCTAAAAGGGATGTTGTTTGGAGATAAGTCGGAGATGGACAAGCAAACAAAAGAAGGGTTCACAGATACAGGGATAGCACATGTGCTGGCAGTATCTGGCCTTCACGTAGGTTTTATAGCTGCCGGCTTAATTTATATTTTAAAAGTATTAAAGATAAAAAAATGGTGGGCTTTTTTTTTAACAAGTTTTATATTGGTTATATATTGTCTGATGTGTGGTGCTACTCCATCGGTGATCAGAGCAACAATCATGTTTTGTTTAGTATTGATGGGTAAAAACATAAATAGGAACTCTGATTCTTTAACCAATATATCCATTGCAGCATTGGTCATTTTAATATTGAATCCTTTTATGTTGTTTAATCTAGGTTTTCAATTTTCATTCTTAACTACAACATCTATTGTTATTTTATACCCTACAATGAAAGATAAAATAAGGGGCGATAATATTTCAGGAAAGACAATAGACCTTTTTCTCATCACTCTATCAGCTCAATTAGGAATAATGCCTTTATTGATGTTCCATTTTAATAAGTTTTCATTAATATCTTTTATTTCAAATATTTTCTTAACCCCTTTGATAGGAGTGTCAGTTATATTAGGATTTATAGGTGGTTTAGCAAGTTTCATAAGCCTTTATTTATCCTATTATATATTTAGAATAGTGAATTTGTTGTTGGTTATTATAGAGAGAGCGGTTTATTATTTAGGACGAATCCCTTTTTCATCTATAAGAGCTGTAAGTCCTCCCACAATGATCATAGTTATATATTATTTGTTGTTGTTGCTGGTTATCAGTGTAGACCAGTTAAAGTATATCAGTCTAGAATTATTGAAAAAGATAACTGTTGTCATAATTACAATATCCTTGATTTTGCCTTTAGGGATGTTAATAGATGATGGATTGTTAAAAGTTGTTTTTGTAGATGTTGGTCAAGGTGATTGTATACACATCAGCAAGAGCGGCTATAACGTACTTATTGATTCAGGTGGTAATATTTACGGTGATGATTTTGATACAGGACAAGATATTGTTTTGCCTTACCTTCTAAAGAATGGAGTAAATAGCATTGATGCTGTTTTTATAAGCCATGCACATGATGATCATATAAAAGGATTAAAAGCACTTATTGAAAATATAAAAATAAAAAGTGTATTTATAGGTACGGATGTTTTCAGAAACGATGTTTTTGATGATATAATGCAGATAGCTAAATATAAAAGTATTCCCATTTATAAGCTTGAATCAGGTGATATAATTAAAATAGATGAAGTTGTTTTTCATGTTTTGCATCCACAAAAAGATATAATGGAGAATATCGGATGGGATGAAAATAATAATTCCATGGTTTTAAAGATGGAATATGATAATATGAACTTTTTGTTTACCGGAGATATAGAAGAGCAAGCAGAGACATATATTGCTGATAAATATTCAAGACAATTGGATGTGGATATATTAAAGGTTCCCCACCATGGCAGCAGTACATCCAGTACAGATGATTTTTTAAAATGGGTAAATCCTGATGTTGCTATAATTCAGGTAGGCAGGAACAATTTTGGTCAACCTGATCCTATGGTGATCAATAGATTTGCTAGATATAATACTGAAGTCTATACAACTGAACAAAAGGGTGCTGTAATAGTAAAGAGTGATGGAAAAGAGTATTTTATTGATACTGTTGTCAAATAA
- the holA gene encoding DNA polymerase III subunit delta, translating into MDFNALFKNINSGTIDNIYLFYGEEDYLKQYAINLLKKQIIPPEYEVLNYQVIEGNKATFDDIKNSCDTIPFMNDYRMVLINDFDATSFSDKDTNQVEKLLEYLKELSSSTCMVFCVNGKIDKRKKLFRYIDKNGTSVEFNTLNFFQLKKWIKKYLSDRKKKFSDDALNTFITNCSNRLIEIKNELDKIIDYSGTMKVITVSQVNAIVSDYIQNNIFVLVDGIGEKDYFKAMKAMDELITNNEPVLRILSMITRQFRLLVNIKLMTEKGYSFKQISKKLRLPEFVTKKCINQCKNFRISDLEKLMKLCLQADYMIKTGQFDEKLAVELLVFEGCA; encoded by the coding sequence GTGGATTTCAACGCTTTATTTAAAAATATAAATAGTGGTACCATAGATAATATTTATCTTTTTTATGGGGAAGAAGATTATCTCAAACAATATGCTATAAACCTATTAAAAAAGCAAATAATACCACCAGAATATGAAGTTTTAAATTATCAAGTAATAGAGGGCAATAAGGCGACTTTTGATGACATTAAAAATAGCTGTGATACTATTCCGTTTATGAATGACTATAGAATGGTGTTAATAAATGATTTTGATGCCACCAGTTTTTCTGATAAAGATACAAACCAAGTTGAAAAGTTGTTGGAGTATTTAAAAGAGCTATCATCAAGTACCTGTATGGTTTTTTGTGTGAATGGAAAAATAGACAAGAGGAAAAAGTTGTTCAGATATATAGACAAAAACGGTACCTCAGTAGAATTCAATACTTTAAATTTTTTTCAATTAAAGAAATGGATAAAAAAATATTTAAGCGATAGAAAAAAGAAGTTTAGCGACGATGCATTGAATACTTTTATAACCAATTGTTCCAATCGTTTGATTGAAATAAAAAACGAATTGGACAAAATAATAGATTATTCCGGTACTATGAAAGTAATAACTGTAAGTCAAGTTAATGCAATTGTTAGTGATTATATACAAAATAATATATTTGTCCTTGTGGATGGAATTGGCGAAAAAGATTATTTTAAGGCAATGAAAGCTATGGATGAACTTATTACAAACAATGAACCTGTTCTTAGAATACTGTCCATGATAACGCGACAATTTAGATTGTTGGTGAATATAAAGCTTATGACAGAAAAAGGATACTCATTTAAACAGATAAGCAAAAAGCTGAGACTACCTGAATTTGTAACAAAAAAATGTATCAACCAATGCAAAAATTTTCGTATTTCTGATTTGGAGAAACTTATGAAATTATGTCTTCAAGCTGATTATATGATAAAAACAGGCCAATTTGATGAAAAGCTGGCTGTTGAACTATTAGTTTTTGAAGGTTGTGCATGA
- the rpsT gene encoding 30S ribosomal protein S20, translating into MPNIKSAKKRVKIIETKTLRNKSVKSAMKTHIRKFESAIQEGDKEKSKSLLDITQKEIDKAAAKGIIHKNTAARKKSLLTKSYNKLVYND; encoded by the coding sequence ATGCCTAATATAAAGTCAGCTAAAAAAAGGGTTAAAATCATTGAAACTAAAACATTGAGAAATAAATCCGTTAAATCAGCGATGAAGACTCATATAAGAAAATTTGAGTCAGCCATTCAGGAAGGCGATAAAGAAAAATCGAAATCTTTGCTGGATATAACTCAAAAAGAAATAGATAAAGCTGCAGCCAAAGGAATAATCCATAAAAATACAGCTGCAAGGAAGAAATCTCTGCTTACAAAAAGTTATAATAAATTGGTATACAACGATTAA